One window of Aspergillus oryzae RIB40 DNA, chromosome 3 genomic DNA carries:
- a CDS encoding uncharacterized protein (predicted protein) → MHISNHVVTALAIAAGTASAWDKNGEHTVTITSCEEAATAAPVVPPSAPAVQPSAPAVQPSAPAVQPGTPAQSNIPSAPEAPAETGAPAGTGAPTAPAAPAETGAPSAPAGTGAPAVQPSAPAESGAPAAPAESGAPAASGAPEAPAGTGAPAAQPSASGVQPGGPAESAAPAESAAPAAPAESSGPAAQPTAPAETHVPAIQPTAGGSSIPGIPAQSSVPLIKPTVPAAQSSVPAIQPTVPGANTTAPAVTPKPSASSGFPKFANSTIPKTSTSSSSHTTGGGNFVGGGGSPAKPTSTGFAPTSPGSKLIIPGLTAVAGIAIGLMFMA, encoded by the coding sequence ATGCATATCTCGAATCACGTCGTCACTGCTTTGGCCATCGCCGCCGGTACTGCCAGTGCCTGGGATAAGAATGGCGAGCACACAGTAACGATCACCTCTTGCGAGGAAGCTGCCACCGCTGCACCAGTTGTCCCACCCAGTGCTCCTGCTGTCCAGCCAAGTGCACCTGCTGTTCAACCTAGCGCTCCGGCTGTTCAGCCTGGCACTCCCGCGCAGTCCAACATTCCCAGTGCTCCTGAGGCTCCCGCTGAGACTGGTGCTCCTGCTGGAACTGGCGCCCCTACCGCCcctgctgctcctgctgAAACTGGTGCTCCTAGTGCTCCCGCAGGAACCGGTGCCCCTGCAGTTCAACCCAGTGCTCCCGCCGAGTCTGGCGCACCTGCGGCCCCAGCTGAGTCCGGTGCCCCTGCAGCATCTGGTGCTCCCGAGGCCCCTGCCGGAACTGGCGCTCCTGCAGCTCAACCTAGTGCTTCTGGTGTTCAGCCTGGAGGACCGGCTGAGTCCGCTGCCCCCGCTGAGTCCGCTGCTCCAGCGGCACCTGCTGAGTCTAGTGGCCCTGCCGCTCAACCTACTGCCCCTGCTGAGACCCATGTCCCTGCTATTCAGCCTACCGCTGGTGGCTCCAGTATTCCTGGTATCCCTGCTCAGTCCAGTGTCCCTCTCATCAAGCCTACCGTCCCTGCCGCTCAGTCCAGCGTCCCCGCTATCCAGCCAACTGTCCCAGGTGCTAACACTACCGCTCCTGCCGTGACCCCGAAGCCCTCCGCAAGCTCAGGCTTCCCTAAGTTCGCCAACTCGACTATCCCGAAGAcctctacttcttcttctagcCACACTACCGGTGGTGGCAACTTTGTTGGCGGCGGTGGCTCTCCTGCCAAGCCAACCTCCACTGGCTTCGCCCCTACCAGCCCCGGTTCCAAGCTCATCATTCCTGGTCTCACGGCTGTCGCCGGCATTGCTATTGGACTGATGTTCATGGCATAA
- a CDS encoding uncharacterized protein (predicted protein), with protein MSTLTPQERVLLETATKTITSIKPSDTHSVASAILASDGRVFSAVNVHHFTGGPCAELVALGSAAAAGAENLTYIVAVEDTRRILSPCGRCRQVLWDLCPGIRVIVLGEEGPRVVGIGELLPFAYSWDGEE; from the coding sequence ACCCCCCAAGAAAGGGTGCTCCTCGAAACCGCCACAAAAACAATAACCAGCATCAAACCCTCCGACACGCACAGCGTCGCTAGCGCTATCCTCGCCTCCGACGGCCGGGTCTTCTCCGCCGTAAATGTCCACCACTTTACCGGCGGCCCTTGTGCCGAACTCGTCGCTCTGGGGAgtgctgctgcggctgggGCGGAGAATCTCACGTATATTGTGGCTGTCGAGGATACACGGCGTATTTTGAGTCCCTGTGGAAGGTGTCGGCAGGTTTTGTGGGATTTGTGCCCTGGGATTCGGGTTATTGTTTTAGGGGAGGAGGGGCCTAGGGTTGTTGGTATTGGGGAGTTGTTGCCTTTTGCTTATTCTTGGGATGGTGAGGAGTAg